From the Anaeromyxobacter dehalogenans 2CP-1 genome, the window AGCAGCATGTCGAGCCGCTCCCACGCCGCCGAGAACGCGATCTCCGGCATGCACAGGCCGGAGGAGTAGTTGGTGAGGTGGACGTAGCGGCGGAGCTTGCGCGACTCGTCGTCGAGCGCCTCGCGCATGATCCGGAAGTTCTCCTGGGTGGCGTAGGTCCCGCCGTAGCCCTCGGTGGTCGCGCCGTGGGGGACGTAGTCGAGCAGCGACTGCGCGGTCGAGCGGATCACGGCGATGACGTCGGCGCCCGCCTGCGCCGCGGCGCGGGCCTGCTCCACGTCGTCGTGGATGTTGCCGGTCGCGACGATGAGGTACTTGTGCGGCCGCGGCCCCACCCCCAGCTCCGCCCGGAGCGCGTCGCGCGCCTGCACCCGCGACCGCAGCTCGTCCACGCCGGCCCGCGCCTCGCCCCGCATCTCCGCCAGCAGCGCATGCTCCTCGGCGGGCGGCAGCGGCTCGGGGTCGGAGGGGAGCGCCGCCATCCGCTCGACGATCGCGAGCGGGTCGGTGGCGCCCCGGCGCATCACGTAGCCCATCCAGTAGGCGGCGCCGCGATGCAGCAGCCGCTTCTCGTGGAGCGCGTCCACCGCCATGTTCACCAGCGGTACGCCACGCGGCCCCGCGTCGTGCAGGCCGAACAGGCGCAGGACGGTGCGCTCGATCGAGACGGTGGTGTGCCGCCCCACGAACTCCAGCACCGGGGCGGTGATGCGGTCGGCGAGCGCGCGGCAGCGCTCGACCTGCGCGCGATCGAGGTGGAGATCCGGGACGTGGCGGCCGTCGCTGAGCTGCATGGCGGCTCATGGATTAGGCCGTCGTGCCCTGATGGGCAAGCTTCCAGCCGGGCCCTGCCGGGTGGTCCAGGACGCCCGCCGAGCCGCCCGCCTCCGGCTTCAGGCGATGCGCCCGCCGCCCACCACCTCGTCGCCCGCGTAGAAGACGGCCGCCTGCCCCGGCGCCACGCCGCGCACCGGCCGCGCCAGCCGGACGTCGGCGCCCGCGCCGCCCGACACCGCGCGCACGGTGCCGCGCTCGCCCTCGTGCCGGTGCCGCACCTTCACCCGCAGCTCGACCGGGCCCGCCGGCGGCGCCCCGGACACCCAGCTCGCCTCGCGCACCTCGAAGCGGTCGCGCGAGGCCTCCTCGGC encodes:
- a CDS encoding lysine 5,6-aminomutase subunit alpha, translating into MQLSDGRHVPDLHLDRAQVERCRALADRITAPVLEFVGRHTTVSIERTVLRLFGLHDAGPRGVPLVNMAVDALHEKRLLHRGAAYWMGYVMRRGATDPLAIVERMAALPSDPEPLPPAEEHALLAEMRGEARAGVDELRSRVQARDALRAELGVGPRPHKYLIVATGNIHDDVEQARAAAQAGADVIAVIRSTAQSLLDYVPHGATTEGYGGTYATQENFRIMREALDDESRKLRRYVHLTNYSSGLCMPEIAFSAAWERLDMLLNDAMYGILFRDINMKRTLCDQHFSRRICALAGILINTGEDNYITTADADEAAHTVIASQFVNESFAHRAGLPDRLIGLGHSFEIDPEREDTIARELAQALLVRTLFPDAPIKYMPPTKHKQGDIFFSHAYDMMSDVVGWVTGQGIQLLGMMTEAMHNPFLMDRYVALKGADYVYRAWRSMGAEITFRPGGMVESRARETLGKALALLEEVARDGLPASIARARFGDVARAEDGGKGLSGVVPRDPAYFNPFLEILEGAR